TGCTCCGCGTCTACAACTACATGGCCTCCGGCGTGGCAATCACCGGCGTGGTCGCTTATGCGGTCTACGCGATGTCGGTGGTGACGGGCGCGGACGGCTCCATCACGGGGCTCACCTCGTTCGGCAACCTCATGTTTGCCAGCGCCTTCAAGTGGGTCGTGATCTTCGCGCCGCTGGCGATGGTGTTCTTCCTATCGTTCAAGATCCAGACCCTAAGTGTCGGCACGGCTCAAATGCTGTTCTGGCTCTTCGCAGCGCTCATGGGCGCTTCGATCTCGTCGATCTTCCTCGTCTATGCGGGCGAGAGCATCGCTCGGGTGTTCTTCATCACGGCCGCCGCCTTCGGCGCGCTGTCCATGTGGGGCTACACCACGAAGAAGGACATTTCCGGCTGGGGCTCATTCCTCTTCATGGGCCTGATCGGCATCATCATCGCCTCGCTCGTGAACCTGTTTATCGGTTCGACGGCGCTGCAATTCGCAGTGTCCGTGATCGGTGTGCTGGTGTTTGCCGGCCTCACCGCCTACGACACGCAGCAGATCAAGGAGATGTACAGCGTCCAGGATGACGGGACCGTCGCCGGCAAGAAGGCTGTGATGGGCGCCCTTCGGCTCTATCTGGACTTCATCAACCTGTTCTTGATGCTGCTGCAGCTCTTCGGGTCGAGCCGCAACTAGATCTCAGCGGCCCTATTTCAGGCTGCACAAATGCAGAGAAACGAAGCCCCGGCGACACCGCCGGGGCTTTTTTCGTTGCAAAATCAGGGGTTGCACGATTGCGCCGCCACAGACGGCCGAAGTCTTGAAAAACCGCCAATCGTCGCCAGATTCTGAATTCGCGCCGGGCATCCCTCCCCGTCGCGAGGTTCCCCCCGTACGGAACCGGAGAAGCCCCGAGTCCCCCCCGTCTCCGGGGCTTCTCTACTGTCCGCTGATAGAGATTAGGCGGCTGGACCGTCAGGCCTTCACCACCCGCAAACCCTTGTCCAGAGCCCGCAAAACGCGGCTCAGATCGTGGCCGCGCTTGAGGATCAGCCCGGTGGCCGCCACCACGCTATAGGCACCCTGGCGGCGTGCCAGTTTGGGGGTCTTTTCGATACGGTAGAGCGGCATTTCCGAGGAGCGCCGGAAGATCGAGAAAACGGCTTTCTCCCTGAGCATGTCGATGGCGTAGTCGCGCCACTCGCCGCTCGCCACCATTCTTCCATAGACACTGAGAATTTGGCTGAGTTCCGCACGATCGAAGGCAATACCTTCGCGCCGCGCCGCCACCTCTGCTCCGTATGATTCGCCGCCGGCCACACGTGCCAGCGGCAAGACTATCGGCTCCGTTTCGCTCAACACGCGCCTCCTGTGACGGAACCGTCATGATGACCGTGCGGCAGGTGAATATCAAGCGACTCCCGCGCCACAGGAGCAGCCGCAGTGCTTGTAACAAAACGTAACAGAAATCACAGTTCCGCCCCGTTTCAGTCAACGGCACGCCCCAGAAATCCTTAGGATATCGAGAGTTGCCTTATGGCCCGGTCCTAGTCGAGGGATCTCGGAATATCAGCCCCCCAGCCCCCCGGGGTCTTTCGCGGGGGCCGGGCCGTTGTTTTCAGTGGCACTACTGTAGCCGGACGCTTGATTTCGGAGTCCGGGACACTTGAACCTGTAGCACGTTCAAAAGGCAACCTAGCCCCGGCCGGTGATGATCAACTCGCCGGCCGGGTGGCCCCCTCCCCCCTGGATTGAATAGTTGACCGTCACGGGCGTTTTCCGGGCCCACGAGAAGGCGTCGCGGATCTCCGGCACGTCGTTTATCGACAGGATGAAGCGTCCTCGAAGGGCCTTCAAACGGTCGCTGAGGGCCTCGAATTCGGCCCGCTCGAATAGCCCCCTCCCGTAGATATGCTCCGTGCCCCAATAGGGCGGGTCGAGATAGAACAGCGTCCCCTTGCGGTCGTAGCGATCGAGCACCTCGGCCCAGCCCAGACACTCGATAATCACGCCCGACAGGCGCTCGTGCAGCTCTTCCAGGACCGGACCCAACTTGGTCACGTCGAACGTGCCCGGCCGGCCGACGGAGACTCCGAAATTCTGCTTGTCGACCTTCCCGCCATAGGCCGTGCGCTGCAGGTAGAGAAAACGCGCCGCCCGCTGCAGGTCGGTCAGCGTCGTCGGGTCCGTGCGCGACAGCCGTTCGAACTCGCGCCGGCTGGTGAGCTGGTAGCGCAGCATGTCCATGAACGGCACGTAGTGCCGCTGGAGGATGCGGAACAGGTTCGCGACCTCGCCATTGGCGTCGTTGATGACCTCGCACTTCGCCGCCTGGCTACGCCGAAAGAAGATGCCCCCCATACCCACGAAGGGCTCCACATAGGTCTCGTGTGGCGTCCGCTCGATCATGGCCACGAGGCGCCCTGCCAGGTTCCTTTTGCCGCCCGTATAGGGCGCTGCCGGCGTCGCCGGCTTAACGTTACGCATCACTCAGGCTTTCCCTCGCGCGCGCCCGAGTCAGCATCGTCCCGCCGCCGAAAGGCGGTGGCGGGAAGCGTTGTGTCATGCTGCGCTTGGCGGGGTGTTATCTTGGCGGATGCCCCCGCTGCCGGGCTTGCCCGGCCCCGTCTCCCCTACGCCGGCACGCTGGGCCAGCGCCAATCCTCGTCGAAGTCGTCCGGAATCGGGTCCATGTCCTTCAGGTCCCGAGCGGCAATGATGACCTCCGAGGCCCAAGGCATGACGCGCTGTGCGAACAGCGCGAAGGCTTCTGCGGCCGTCAGCCCCACCTTGGCGTTGTCCATGGCAATGCCCTCGAAGGTCGGCAGCGGCGACACCCCCATGGCAATCGAAATACCCGCGTTCGACCCAATGGCGTTCCACTTGGCGATGCTCTTGTCGTCGCAGGCCCAGGACTTCCCCGTGACCGGATCAGCGAAGCCCTCGTTCAGGCGACGGTCGCGCTCGGCGTCGATCTTGGGCCGGAGCACTGCCGCCCGCTTTTCGGCGTCCTCCGCCCACTCGCCGGCTTCCGGGTCCCACGTGTCGTATGGGCCGGGTTCGTCCTTCGTCACGTCATCGGGCAATGGCCCCAATTCGTTGTGCGTGATCGACGACCCCATGGGTGCGACCAGGTTGTCCTCTTCGTCGAGGCGATCCGCCGTCAGGTAGACGGTCAACGGCAGGCGCACGCCCGTTTCGGGGTCGCGCGGCTGGTGATCCTCGACCTGCACCCAACCGCCCTCGATGAAGCAGCGCGCGTGCCCGTCCACTTCGTCGGGGGGCGCCATCGTCGTTGCATTCGCCGGCACGCCATAACGGCTGGGATCGGCGTCTGGTAAATGGCGCCGGGTCCAAACAACTTGCGCCTCGCGCGGATTGCCGGGCAGCAGCTCCCCGGTCTTCGGGTTGTAGGTCCAGATTTCCATTAGCCGAGCCTCATTTGCTTGGAGACATAGTGGTTGACCGACCGCACTTCCGAGTTCGCGGACAGGTACTTCGTTGTCTCGCCTACGGATGCGTCGAGAAAGAACGCATTTACCCTGGTGCCGCCGCTCGTTGAGGCACTCGAACCCACAGCTCCGCTAACACCAAATGCTCCAGTAGGCCCTTGAAACGGGATACCAGAACCTGCCGCAACGACAGTACCCTCGATATTCGGCGCACCGTCGATCTGTCCCGTGCCGGGGTAGTCGCCGATTTGGCCGTCACCGGCACGCGCCGAGCGGCCGGCGGCGTCGGGGTCGACACCAGCGCCGTTGTCCCACACGCGGTCGAACATGCCGCGCCGGTCAGTCAGGATCAGATCGCTGCCAGAGACCATCCAAGGGTTCCGCGCCGCACAGCGCGGGTTGTCGACAGCGCCATTCGTGATCGTCGAGCCGTCCAGGAAGATGAACCCAGGGCGCGCGACCGCATCGTAGTTTTCGACGATCTCGCCCGCCGGCGTTTGCGCCGTGTAGAGGTCCAGGAATTCGATGGGATCGGCGTCCAGCGTGCCGCCTTTCGCCGACATGCCTTGATAGATCAGCCCAGCATTCAACTGGCCTTCCTGCACCGTGACGAAGGCCCCACAATGGGCATCGAATGTCCCATAGGCCGGGGCACGGGTCATCGGCACACCGGCGCCATTCCAGACATAAATGCCCACCTCGGCCGGCGCGTCCTGCAGCCAGGCAAGGACCGTCTCACCGGCCACCATCGCCACGTCATCGATGGCAGCGCCCGGCGCGTCTAAGTCGATGTCGCCCGTCGCGGCAACGCGCACGGAGAACCCGAGACCGTCCTTGATCGTCGCCAGTGCCGTCGGGCTTTGAAGCGCCCTCGAAAGCCCCTCGAAGACGAAGGCAGTCCCCGTGCAGCGAACAATGCCGTCAAGGCCGTTCGCCACGACCATGGTCGCGCCGCCGTCGATCAGCTCGGCGCCGTTCGGGTCGATCGTTACGGCGCCGCCCGCCGCTACAACATGGCAGAACCAGTCGTTGCCGACAGTGGCCGCCGCCGGCAGCGACAGCGTGAGGGCGTCCGACGCAACGAACACCTTGCCGCGATCCTTGAAGGTCGCCGCGTAGTTCGCGGCCAACGGCTTCAGCTCGCGCGATACCGACCCCGCGTCGCCGACAAACCGGACCACGGCCGTGCCGGACAACGCGATCTTGTCCGTGCCCACGGAGCCGCTAATCTTCGAGACGATGACGTTGCGGGTGAGAAGGCCGGTCGTGGCGTTGTACGTGCCCCACCCAATTTCCATGTCCGCGCCGTCATCGACGCGATAGATGGGCGTGTCCCCCGTGACGGCGCCGGCCTCGACAGGCGTCAGAAAATTATCGTCATAAGCGGCGCCGGTCGTGATGGACCCTTGCCCGACCGTCGCGGTGAACACCCGCACATTGTTGAAGTAGCGCATGCGTTTCTCCTAGCTCGCCAATGCCTGCACGCGGGACGGCTGGCGGCGCGCGCCGACCTCCGGCGTGAACGCAGTCAGCTCGACCACCAACGGGTAGGGTTGCGAGATTGCGACACCGGTCACGACGCTAGGGGGCGGCACAATCAGATTGAGCCCCGCCGGCCGTGTGAACGTGTTTGCCTCGCCGCGCCCGGTGATCTCCGCCTCTGCCAGCGCCGGCTCCGCCTCTCGCGTTTGTTCAATGCCCATGTCGATCAGGGCGCCGACAGTGCCAATCTCCGGCGTCGGGCCGATGACCTCAATGGCTATCGGCGCTGCCATGCGGATGTCGACGCCCGTTAGAAGTTCCGGGGCGGGGGCGGCGACGGCGATGTCCAACGGCGCCGGCTGCTGGATGAGCACGCCAGCACTCACTTGCGGCGCAGGAGCGATAATCTCCAACGAGGCGAGCGGGACTAGGGCCGCCACTCCCTCTTCAGAGAGTTCGCCGAGAGCAAATTCCGCGATGGCGCCGAAACTGTCCATGGCTCCGGGTCCGCTCCCTATGCCGGCGGCGAATAGTTGAAGCGAAGGATTCCGTTGATGTGCCAGCGGACCTTGAACGCCGTGCTTTCGCCTGCTTCCTGCGCGCCGCCGAAGTCGCAATGGAGGAAGGGCACAAGGACCCCGCCGCCCGCGTCGTAGTAGACGACGAAGGCGGACGCCGGACCGATATTACCGCCCACGGCAATTTTCGAAATCTCGTCACCAGCGAACTTCGCGTCGTCGGTCGTGTCGACTGTCACCGCCGCGCCGGTTATCAGCTCGCCCCCTTCCGTCCAGCCGTTGCCGTGGACCTCATGGGCCGCGTCGACGCCGGCCGCTTCGTCGAGCGTCGTATGGGCCGCATCAAAGGCCGGTGCGGTCGCTGCCAGCAACATGACGTAGAGGCCATCCAGGTCGACCTCCTGGTTCGCCAGCAGCTTCGGCGTGTGGTTGTAGAGGCGGTAGGTGAAGGCCATTGACGGGCTCCGTTGCTATATGCTGTTTCTAAAGCCTGTGACGGTGATGTTGGCCCCGAACGCTTTCGGGTCGGCCGGATCGGGCGCCAGGATGTGCAGCTCCTGCCCGGCCTCCAACGCGAAGGCGGCAGGCGCCGCGAAGACGCCGATCTTGGCGTCGGCCGCGAACGTGACAGTTCCCACCTCCACAGATTCCGCCAGGATCAGTTCGCCGCTCGCATCGAACGCTGTGGCCGGGTCTGCCACCTTGCGGATGGAAAAGACGGCCTCGTTCTGCGGCGCAACGCGCACTCTTGCCTTCGACAGGAGCAGGCCCGCGTCGAACTCCACGTCGGTCGTGAAGAGGAACCCTTCACCGATGAGTTCGCCGCTCAGGAGGCTCCCTGGCACGCTGTAGG
The DNA window shown above is from Methyloceanibacter stevinii and carries:
- a CDS encoding Bax inhibitor-1/YccA family protein, with the protein product MAELDRRYEQTVGRADAGVIDQGLRAYMLRVYNYMASGVAITGVVAYAVYAMSVVTGADGSITGLTSFGNLMFASAFKWVVIFAPLAMVFFLSFKIQTLSVGTAQMLFWLFAALMGASISSIFLVYAGESIARVFFITAAAFGALSMWGYTTKKDISGWGSFLFMGLIGIIIASLVNLFIGSTALQFAVSVIGVLVFAGLTAYDTQQIKEMYSVQDDGTVAGKKAVMGALRLYLDFINLFLMLLQLFGSSRN
- a CDS encoding DUF2794 domain-containing protein; this translates as MSETEPIVLPLARVAGGESYGAEVAARREGIAFDRAELSQILSVYGRMVASGEWRDYAIDMLREKAVFSIFRRSSEMPLYRIEKTPKLARRQGAYSVVAATGLILKRGHDLSRVLRALDKGLRVVKA
- a CDS encoding DNA adenine methylase translates to MRNVKPATPAAPYTGGKRNLAGRLVAMIERTPHETYVEPFVGMGGIFFRRSQAAKCEVINDANGEVANLFRILQRHYVPFMDMLRYQLTSRREFERLSRTDPTTLTDLQRAARFLYLQRTAYGGKVDKQNFGVSVGRPGTFDVTKLGPVLEELHERLSGVIIECLGWAEVLDRYDRKGTLFYLDPPYWGTEHIYGRGLFERAEFEALSDRLKALRGRFILSINDVPEIRDAFSWARKTPVTVNYSIQGGGGHPAGELIITGRG